From Bacillus pumilus, one genomic window encodes:
- a CDS encoding SDR family oxidoreductase yields MSTKQPKKTLPPQHQNERPGLEYKMNPRPVFDREVPDKKLAGKTAIVTGGDSGIGRAVSVLFAKEGANVAIVYLSEHRDAEETKDYIEKAGGRAILIAGDLGDEAFSNEVVKKTKDAFGSIDILVNNAGEQHPQKSIEQITSHQLLRTFQTNIFAMFYLTKAVLPHLKKGSSIINTTSVTAYKGHETLIDYSSTKGAVVTFTRSLSLSLIKQGIRVNGVAPGPIWTPLIPSTFTENEVSEFGGDVPMERPGEPVELAPSYLFLASEDSSYMNGQILHVNGGTILNG; encoded by the coding sequence GTGTCAACAAAGCAGCCGAAGAAAACATTGCCGCCTCAGCATCAAAATGAACGTCCAGGTCTGGAATATAAAATGAACCCTAGACCTGTTTTTGATCGAGAGGTGCCGGATAAAAAGTTAGCAGGGAAAACAGCCATTGTGACAGGTGGAGACAGCGGAATCGGAAGAGCAGTCTCGGTCTTATTTGCGAAGGAAGGAGCCAATGTCGCCATTGTTTACTTGAGTGAACACCGCGATGCAGAGGAAACGAAGGACTATATTGAAAAGGCGGGAGGCCGCGCCATTTTAATTGCAGGTGATTTAGGAGATGAGGCGTTTTCAAACGAGGTCGTCAAAAAAACGAAGGATGCTTTCGGTTCCATCGATATTTTGGTGAACAACGCCGGGGAACAGCATCCGCAAAAAAGCATTGAACAGATTACCTCGCATCAGCTTCTTCGAACATTTCAAACGAATATTTTTGCCATGTTTTATTTAACAAAAGCGGTTCTTCCTCATTTAAAGAAAGGAAGCAGTATCATTAATACCACATCTGTTACAGCCTATAAAGGGCATGAAACCTTGATCGACTATTCATCTACAAAAGGGGCAGTCGTGACATTTACGAGATCATTATCTTTATCGCTCATTAAACAGGGGATTAGAGTGAATGGGGTAGCCCCAGGGCCTATTTGGACACCGCTCATTCCATCGACCTTTACGGAAAATGAAGTCTCAGAATTTGGCGGAGATGTTCCAATGGAACGTCCTGGTGAGCCAGTAGAGCTTGCGCCGAGCTATTTATTTTTAGCGAGCGAAGACTCCTCTTATATGAATGGACAAATCCTGCATGTAAATGGCGGAACCATTTTAAATGGATAA
- a CDS encoding IDEAL domain-containing protein: protein MKEKKTYAELMKSRNTQKTEENGVTILDIYIQMVLDEALYKQRLTFLREEIDKALDQRDEKRFNDLSAQYAEHCLHQS from the coding sequence ATGAAAGAGAAAAAAACGTATGCTGAGCTCATGAAGTCCCGCAACACCCAAAAAACCGAAGAAAACGGCGTCACTATTTTAGACATCTATATTCAAATGGTTTTAGATGAGGCGCTTTATAAACAGCGCTTAACCTTCCTTAGAGAAGAGATTGATAAGGCACTGGATCAGCGTGATGAAAAGCGATTCAACGACCTGTCAGCTCAATATGCAGAACACTGCTTACATCAATCATGA
- a CDS encoding competence protein ComK, with product MSGISETPLDSYVINQTTMAVLPVEEGKRVYSKVIERETSFYVELKPLQIIERSCRFFGSSYAGRKAGTYEVIGISHKPPIVIDSSNHLYFFPTYSSNRPQCGWISHKYIHTFQESSLGDTVVIFTNEQTVKLDVSYKSFESQVHRTAYLRTKFQDRLDGGLPKKQEFMLYPKEQQLNLVYDFILRELRNRY from the coding sequence GTGTCAGGAATTAGTGAAACACCTTTAGATTCATACGTCATTAATCAAACAACAATGGCGGTCCTTCCGGTTGAAGAAGGAAAAAGAGTATATTCAAAAGTCATAGAAAGAGAGACAAGCTTTTACGTTGAATTAAAGCCCCTGCAAATTATTGAACGGAGCTGCAGATTCTTCGGCTCAAGCTATGCGGGCAGAAAAGCGGGAACATATGAAGTAATAGGAATTTCTCACAAGCCTCCAATTGTGATTGACTCATCCAATCATCTGTATTTCTTCCCAACCTATTCATCCAACCGTCCTCAGTGCGGCTGGATCTCCCACAAATACATTCATACCTTCCAGGAATCATCCCTCGGAGACACGGTGGTCATCTTTACAAATGAGCAAACCGTCAAACTCGATGTCTCATATAAATCATTTGAGAGTCAGGTGCACAGAACAGCGTATCTCCGAACGAAATTTCAAGATCGCCTTGATGGAGGTCTTCCTAAAAAACAAGAATTTATGCTGTATCCAAAGGAACAACAGCTCAACCTTGTATACGATTTTATATTAAGGGAGCTTCGGAACAGATATTAA